Proteins encoded within one genomic window of Felis catus isolate Fca126 chromosome C1, F.catus_Fca126_mat1.0, whole genome shotgun sequence:
- the CTXND2 gene encoding cortexin domain containing 2, producing the protein MDDSSLSSSIDVDKGFAIAFVVLLFLFLIVMIFRCAKLVKNPYEASSTTAEPSLS; encoded by the coding sequence ATGGATGATTCAAGCCTGTCCAGCAGTATTGATGTAGACAAAGGCTTTGCCATCGCCTTTGTTGTTCTTCTGTTTCTGTTCCTAATCGTGATGATTTTTCGGTGTGCCAAGTTGGTGAAGAACCCCTATGAGGCCAGCTCCACAACAGCAGAACCGTCGCTGAGCTGA